In Haematobia irritans isolate KBUSLIRL chromosome 1, ASM5000362v1, whole genome shotgun sequence, a genomic segment contains:
- the Nmdmc gene encoding NAD-dependent methylenetetrahydrofolate dehydrogenase isoform X1, with the protein MNNIRIFLKINIFGQNIRCISNQIGRHRFGNKSMAQVIDGKAVAAEIRAEIRKDIEKYVENGNRKPHLTAIIVGDDVASQTYVQMKMNAAKDVGITSETKRLPADATEKELLDLIESLNNNKNVDGILVQLPVPDHMNERKICNAVICEKDVDGFNVFNVGRMCLDMKSMIPATPLGVIELLKRAGIDTFGKNAVVVGRSKNVSMPIAMLMHADGRNETNAMDATVTICHRFTPPKELAKFCSMADIIITATGVPGLITKDMVKPGACVIDVGITRITDPNTGKTKLVGDVDYEEVRQVAGYITPVPGGVGPMTVAMLMHNTFTAAQNLAAASKKT; encoded by the exons ATGAATAATATTCGaatattcttaaaaataaacatatttggacaaaatataagATGCATTTCAAATCAAATTGGCCGTCATAGATTTGGCAATAAAAG TATGGCTCAAGTTATAGATGGCAAAGCTGTAGCTGCCGAAATACGTGCCGAAATCCGCAAAGATATAGAAAAGTATGTGGAAAATGGTAATCGGAAACCACACTTAACCGCTATAATTGTGGGTGATGATGTGGCCAGTCAAACCTATGTACAAATGAAAATGAACGCTGCCAAAGATGTTGGTATTACCAGCGAAACTAAGCGCTTGCCAGCCGATGCTACAGAAAAAGAGCTGCTAGATCTAATTGAGAgtttaaataataacaagaatgTCGATGGCATATTAGTACAATTGCCCGTTCCGGACCACATGAACGAGCGTAAAATATGTAATGCTGTGATATGTGAAAAGGATGTGGATGGTTTCAATGTCTTCAATGTGGGAAGAATGTGCTTGGATATGAAATCAATGATCCCAGCCACGCCGTTAGGCGTTATAGAACTCTTAAAACGTGCCGGCATTGATACTTTCGGCAAAAATGCTGTAGTGGTGGGACGTTCGAAAAATGTTAGTATGCCTATAGCAATGTTAATGCATGCAGATGGACGCAATGAGACGAATGCCATGGATGCTACCGTAACGATATGTCATCGTTTTACACCGCCAAAAGAACTGGCAAAATTCTGTTCCATGGCTGATATTATTATAACAGCCACTGGTGTTCCAGGTTTGATTACAAAGGATATGGTAAAGCCTGGTGCTTGTGTCATCGATGTTGGTATAACACGTATTACAGATCCAAATACAGGAAAAACTAAACTGGTGGGAGATGTTGATTACGAGG AAGTTCGACAAGTGGCTGGTTATATTACACCAGTTCCCGGCGGTGTCGGTCCCATGACAGTTGCCATGTTAATGCACAATACTTTTACGGCAGCACAAAACTTGGCGGCTGCTTCCAAAAAGACCTAG
- the Rel gene encoding nuclear factor NF-kappa-B family member relish: protein MLPRYFQSPVDKDIVDMDTQERIRYISESSMSGTSGYSTTSPGPSNSPNSTGYSPVHSPESAALQADFSNLAIPPATQHAYQEQNSSTAQYLQLQNVPINQTYVTNNDNNNLTVNYSFGNLETNVTAPMPINYQNNYTHSPSYMAVKPEYTAEIRITEQPVEKFRFRYKSEMHGTHGSLNGANSHRNTKSFPEIQLCGYTGDAVVRCSLFQTNRNSPHSHQLVVRKDDHDKCDPHEVKVSQATGYFAEFKNMGIIHTAKKFIIEELLKKKRSRKQFELGRRELTTKEEQELFKEAEKEAKDMNLNQVRLCFEAFHVENNEYTPIAEPVYSNPINNRKSAQTGDLRITRLSIATGSVTGGEDLILLVEKVSKKNIKVRFYEMKDDELLWESYASFRESDVHHQYAIVCRTPAYKDKDIDKPVEVFIELVRPSDDERSDPPVSFRYKPRDAIISRKRRRTCSTMSVSSGSNSGSLSSGEIPKTIQEQQQSGSLQFTSKNLSEEIERLINSPNFKQKCREFSEERMCNYSDILKYIGDETSPMDDGTLFGTIEKDGAATNTSKDSKSLLHYKKLMISKKLMDTAKHDETSNKLMQIFNKIYLNVQTNPSQRQKGANEIIKLFNEYSDSYGESLMHELVANDKSKNAMRLCQIIKFFELGELFNTTLNNDNQTVLHYACLHDRSEYIRPLLQLGCNPNAQDKKGNTALHIAVHEGHMACLECILKSDKNFDLNVLNDDGFTPLHLAIRANKDEMASKIILDKDKSVAGVPNSKDGNNALHIVIQQQNFDMVKLILENQSSNILHSLNTARHTPLDVARQLATTNKTSGKIWSLLQTYSGNTNVVPFSDVEDSNSARLVIKEEEQSSSSAEDADDDSSLEPMVNIPPNEARFLSDSNEFVMDIEIKTEDKTEKLFTATELENALEDSNIFSKLCEALNTNQLWKNEIQIPTFYINNPETMLKYIKRNIESIDCHSFALTLQKIDKNLLSLIKKR from the exons ATGTTGCCACGTTATTTTCAATCGCCTGTTGACAAGGACATTGTCGACATGGATACTCAAGAGAGGATTCGTTATATTAGCGAATCGTCAATGTCTGGCACCAGTGGTTATTCGACAACATCACCAGGACCCAGTAACTCACCAAATTCTACGGGATATTCTCCAGTACATTCACCGGAATCTGCAGCACTCCAGGCtgatttctcaaatttggccataccACCAGCAACACAGCACGCATatcaggaacaaaattcatcaacAGCACAATACTTGCAACTTCAAAATGTGCCAATAAATCAGACATATGTCACAAACAACGACAACAATAATTTGACGGTCAATTACAGTTTTGGCAATTTGGAAACAAACGTAACAGCACCAATGCCaataaattatcaaaataatTACACACATTCACCATCCTACATGGCGGTAAAGCCGGAATATACAGCAGAAATACGTATTACAGAGCAACCAGTTGAAAAATTCCGATTTCGTTATAAATCGGAAATGCATGGAACACATGGTTCGCTCAATGGAGCCAATTCACATCGCAATACCAAAAGTTTCCCTGAAATCCAACTTTGCGGTTATACTGGCGATGCTGTTGTCCGTTGCAGTTTATTCCAAACAAATCGCAATAGTCCTCATAGCCATCAACTTGTTGTGCGAAAAGATGACCATGACAAATGCGATCCGCATGAAGTTAAAGTATCACAGGCTACGggctattttgcagaatttaagAATATGGGTATCATACATACggcaaaaaaattcataatcgaAGAGTTACTGAAGAAGAAACGTTCGCGAAAGCAGTTTGAACTGGGGCGACGTGAGTTGACAACAAAGGAAGAACAGGAGCTattcaaagaagcggagaaagaAGCAAAGGACATGAATCTTAACCAG GTTCGTTTGTGCTTTGAAGCATTTCATGTTGAAAACAACGAATATACACCAATTGCTGAACCGGTTTATTCGAATCCCATCAACAATCGAAAATCGGCACAAACTGGAGATTTGCGAATAACAAGACTCAGCATAGCAACGGGCAGTGTAACTGGCGGTGAGGACCTTATTCTGCTCGTGgaaaaagttagcaaaaaaaatattaaagtgagATTTTATGAAATGAAAGACGACGAATTATTGTGGGAATCATATGCGAGCTTTCGGGAATCGGATGTTCATCATCAATATGCTATTGTTTGTCGTACACCTGCGTATAAAGACAAAGATATTGACAAACCTGTAGAAGTATTCATAGAATTGGTAAGACCGTCTGATGATGAACGTAGTGACCCTCCAGTATCATTCCGTTATAAACCCAGAGATGCTATAATATCTCGGAAGAGACGTCGCACTTGTTCAACAATGTCCGTTAGTAGTGGAAGTAATTCTGGTTCCTTAAGTTCCGGTGAAATACCAAAAACTATACAGGAACAGCAACAATCAGGTAGCCTTCAATTTACATCGAAGAATTTATCCGAAGAAATCGAACGCTTAATTAATAGTCCAAACTTCAAACAGAAATGTAGAGAATTTTCTGAAGAACGTATGTGTAATTATAGcgacattttaaaatatattggaGATGAAACCAGTCCTATGGATGACGGCACATTATTTGGTACAATTGAGAAGGATGGGGCGGCTACAAACACTTCGAAAGATTCGAAGTCTTTGTTACACTACAAAAAATTGATGATTAGCAAAAAGTTGATGGACACAGCAAAGCACGATGAAACATCCAATAAGCTTATGCAGATATTTAATaagatatatttaaatgtacaaaCCAATCCCTCTCAACGACAAAAAGGGGCAAACGAAATcataaaacttttcaatgaatacTCAGATTCGTATGGGGAGTCGCTAATGCATGAATTGGTCGCTAATGACAAAAGTAAAAATGCAATGCGTCTGtgccaaataataaaattcttcGAGTTAGGAGAATTATTCAATACAACACTAAATAATGACAATCAAACGGTATTGCATTATGCCTGCCTGCACGATCGCTCGGAATACATTAGGCCACTCTTACAATTGGGATGTAACCCCAATGCTCAAGACAAAAAAGGTAATACTGCTTTACATATAGCGGTGCATGAAGGACATATGGCATGTTTGGAATGCATTCTAAAATCTGATAAGAATTTTGATTTGAATGTTCTTAACGATGACGGGTTTACACCTCTACACTTGGCTATACGAGCGAATAAGGATGAAATGGCTTCAAAGATCATCTTGGACAAAGACAAAAGCGTAGCTGGAGTTCCTAATTCAAAAGATGGCAATAATGCATTGCATATTGtcatacaacaacaaaatttcgatatggTCAAACTGATATTAGAAAATCAATCTTCTAACATATTGCATTCGCTGAATACGGCACGACATACACCTCTCGATGTTGCGAGACAATTGGCCACAACAAATAAAACTTCGGGAAAAATATGgagtttacttcaaacatatagCGGAAACACCAATGTGGTCCCATTCAGTGATGTAGAAGACAGTAATTCAGCAAGACTTGTCATAAAAGAAGAAGAGCAATCATCTTCCTCTGCcgaggatgctgatgatgatAGCAGTTTAGAGCCTATGGTAAATATACCACCTAATGAGGCCAGATTTTTAAGTGATAGCAACGAATTTGTTATGGATATAGAAATTAAGACAGAAGACAAAACTGAAAAGTTATTCACTGCAACAGAATTGGAAAACGCCCTTGAAGACTCgaacatattttcaaaattgtgtgaAGCCTTAAATACAAATCAATTATGGAAAAATGAGATACAAATACCAACGTTTTACATTAATAATCCGGAGACAATGCTAAAATATATTAAGCGTAATATAGAGAGTATAGATTGTCATTCATTTGCGCTGACattacaaaaaattgataaaaatttattaagtcTAATAAAGAAACGCTAG
- the Nmdmc gene encoding NAD-dependent methylenetetrahydrofolate dehydrogenase isoform X2, producing the protein MRFITSMAQVIDGKAVAAEIRAEIRKDIEKYVENGNRKPHLTAIIVGDDVASQTYVQMKMNAAKDVGITSETKRLPADATEKELLDLIESLNNNKNVDGILVQLPVPDHMNERKICNAVICEKDVDGFNVFNVGRMCLDMKSMIPATPLGVIELLKRAGIDTFGKNAVVVGRSKNVSMPIAMLMHADGRNETNAMDATVTICHRFTPPKELAKFCSMADIIITATGVPGLITKDMVKPGACVIDVGITRITDPNTGKTKLVGDVDYEEVRQVAGYITPVPGGVGPMTVAMLMHNTFTAAQNLAAASKKT; encoded by the exons TATGGCTCAAGTTATAGATGGCAAAGCTGTAGCTGCCGAAATACGTGCCGAAATCCGCAAAGATATAGAAAAGTATGTGGAAAATGGTAATCGGAAACCACACTTAACCGCTATAATTGTGGGTGATGATGTGGCCAGTCAAACCTATGTACAAATGAAAATGAACGCTGCCAAAGATGTTGGTATTACCAGCGAAACTAAGCGCTTGCCAGCCGATGCTACAGAAAAAGAGCTGCTAGATCTAATTGAGAgtttaaataataacaagaatgTCGATGGCATATTAGTACAATTGCCCGTTCCGGACCACATGAACGAGCGTAAAATATGTAATGCTGTGATATGTGAAAAGGATGTGGATGGTTTCAATGTCTTCAATGTGGGAAGAATGTGCTTGGATATGAAATCAATGATCCCAGCCACGCCGTTAGGCGTTATAGAACTCTTAAAACGTGCCGGCATTGATACTTTCGGCAAAAATGCTGTAGTGGTGGGACGTTCGAAAAATGTTAGTATGCCTATAGCAATGTTAATGCATGCAGATGGACGCAATGAGACGAATGCCATGGATGCTACCGTAACGATATGTCATCGTTTTACACCGCCAAAAGAACTGGCAAAATTCTGTTCCATGGCTGATATTATTATAACAGCCACTGGTGTTCCAGGTTTGATTACAAAGGATATGGTAAAGCCTGGTGCTTGTGTCATCGATGTTGGTATAACACGTATTACAGATCCAAATACAGGAAAAACTAAACTGGTGGGAGATGTTGATTACGAGG AAGTTCGACAAGTGGCTGGTTATATTACACCAGTTCCCGGCGGTGTCGGTCCCATGACAGTTGCCATGTTAATGCACAATACTTTTACGGCAGCACAAAACTTGGCGGCTGCTTCCAAAAAGACCTAG
- the Nmdmc gene encoding NAD-dependent methylenetetrahydrofolate dehydrogenase isoform X3, with protein MAQVIDGKAVAAEIRAEIRKDIEKYVENGNRKPHLTAIIVGDDVASQTYVQMKMNAAKDVGITSETKRLPADATEKELLDLIESLNNNKNVDGILVQLPVPDHMNERKICNAVICEKDVDGFNVFNVGRMCLDMKSMIPATPLGVIELLKRAGIDTFGKNAVVVGRSKNVSMPIAMLMHADGRNETNAMDATVTICHRFTPPKELAKFCSMADIIITATGVPGLITKDMVKPGACVIDVGITRITDPNTGKTKLVGDVDYEEVRQVAGYITPVPGGVGPMTVAMLMHNTFTAAQNLAAASKKT; from the exons ATGGCTCAAGTTATAGATGGCAAAGCTGTAGCTGCCGAAATACGTGCCGAAATCCGCAAAGATATAGAAAAGTATGTGGAAAATGGTAATCGGAAACCACACTTAACCGCTATAATTGTGGGTGATGATGTGGCCAGTCAAACCTATGTACAAATGAAAATGAACGCTGCCAAAGATGTTGGTATTACCAGCGAAACTAAGCGCTTGCCAGCCGATGCTACAGAAAAAGAGCTGCTAGATCTAATTGAGAgtttaaataataacaagaatgTCGATGGCATATTAGTACAATTGCCCGTTCCGGACCACATGAACGAGCGTAAAATATGTAATGCTGTGATATGTGAAAAGGATGTGGATGGTTTCAATGTCTTCAATGTGGGAAGAATGTGCTTGGATATGAAATCAATGATCCCAGCCACGCCGTTAGGCGTTATAGAACTCTTAAAACGTGCCGGCATTGATACTTTCGGCAAAAATGCTGTAGTGGTGGGACGTTCGAAAAATGTTAGTATGCCTATAGCAATGTTAATGCATGCAGATGGACGCAATGAGACGAATGCCATGGATGCTACCGTAACGATATGTCATCGTTTTACACCGCCAAAAGAACTGGCAAAATTCTGTTCCATGGCTGATATTATTATAACAGCCACTGGTGTTCCAGGTTTGATTACAAAGGATATGGTAAAGCCTGGTGCTTGTGTCATCGATGTTGGTATAACACGTATTACAGATCCAAATACAGGAAAAACTAAACTGGTGGGAGATGTTGATTACGAGG AAGTTCGACAAGTGGCTGGTTATATTACACCAGTTCCCGGCGGTGTCGGTCCCATGACAGTTGCCATGTTAATGCACAATACTTTTACGGCAGCACAAAACTTGGCGGCTGCTTCCAAAAAGACCTAG